One segment of Sulfobacillus thermosulfidooxidans DSM 9293 DNA contains the following:
- a CDS encoding NAD(P)H-binding protein gives MNIVVLGASGRIGRAILQEFNDQSSVLTAVSRFVKQSSPVHSQIRWVSLDPHDVSGHHALFLNADIVIDARNQRYDDWSGYPAMIDATLAALETTKAHYVYIDNIYVYGRPASSSRVAEDIVRHPISVKGKIRLDIENRLRDLMAQGQPIMIVRFPDFYDISTDPLPRFLRWFGPPHLPHQFISTRDGAQALYRLVMDPDAYRKIWHVAGDEPITGLGLQKIAQEILGRKLPLWVFGPRLVKLLGFVNAPARGLQETQYLWQYPVILNTDKFVNRYGSAFIHSHQAVIRELLNRQ, from the coding sequence ATGAATATTGTTGTGCTGGGTGCAAGCGGACGAATTGGTCGAGCAATTCTTCAGGAATTTAATGATCAGAGCTCAGTGCTTACCGCGGTCAGCCGTTTTGTGAAACAATCATCACCGGTACATTCCCAAATCCGGTGGGTGTCTTTGGATCCCCACGATGTATCCGGTCATCATGCCCTGTTTCTAAATGCAGACATTGTCATTGATGCGCGCAATCAGCGCTATGATGACTGGAGTGGTTATCCCGCCATGATTGATGCAACATTGGCGGCCTTAGAAACCACAAAAGCCCATTATGTATATATTGATAACATCTATGTATATGGACGGCCCGCTTCATCGTCTCGGGTTGCAGAAGACATTGTCCGTCACCCCATTAGTGTTAAAGGGAAGATTCGCCTAGACATTGAAAATCGTCTTCGCGATTTAATGGCGCAAGGACAACCCATCATGATTGTACGCTTTCCTGATTTTTACGACATTAGCACAGATCCTTTGCCGCGATTTCTCCGCTGGTTTGGTCCTCCGCATTTGCCCCATCAATTTATCTCGACACGGGACGGGGCTCAAGCTCTTTATCGTCTGGTTATGGATCCGGATGCATACCGAAAAATTTGGCATGTGGCCGGAGATGAGCCCATTACTGGCCTCGGCCTTCAAAAAATTGCCCAGGAGATTTTAGGCCGCAAGCTGCCTCTTTGGGTCTTCGGCCCTCGCCTTGTCAAATTATTAGGATTCGTTAATGCGCCGGCGCGCGGTCTTCAAGAAACGCAATATTTGTGGCAGTATCCTGTGATATTGAATACGGACAAATTTGTTAACCGGTATGGATCGGCATTTATTCATTCGCATCAGGCCGTGATTAGAGAACTTCTTAACAGGCAATGA